In Caballeronia sp. SBC1, the DNA window CACCGACGAAATCATCGATCTCGTAGCGCCCCTTGATCAGCGATGAGCGCCCATGACCACGCAGATCCAGCGTCAGGATGCGGAAAATGTCGCCAAGTTTTGCGGCAACGCCTTCCCACGCTTCGAGGCTCGAACCCACGCCGTGAATGCAGACCAGTGAGCGCGAACCCTCCCCCTGAAGCCGATAATTCAGCACCACGCCACGGCTGGTGAACGTGCGGTCACCCACCATTTGCGTCGTTGAAGTCCTGGCGGCGTCCATGGCTCAGTACCCCGCAGCCGCGGCGCTCGGCTCGCCCTGCGAATCCCGTTTGAGTTCAGCATCGCGGGCGGCAAAATGCGGCATCACTTCATCGATAAAGAGGCGCAGCGTCTTGACCTGCAGCTCGAACGGCAGATTGAACGAGAGGCCCAGGCAGTATTGATCGACGCCCTGGTCCTCGTAAATCTGCAGCTTCCTGATCACTTCGTCCGGCGTGCCGAACATCAGGTTGTCGCGAATGTTGACGGGGTCGTAGTTGGCGCGATTTGCCACTGTTTCGTAAGGCACGGGCTCAGGGAAACCGTCGGTGACGGTGCCAATGTTCTGCATCAGGTTCTCGAAGGTGCGGCCGTAATCCACGCTGTGTCGCACAGCGGTTTGCCAGTCATCAGGGCGATCGTATACGCAGGTGCGCCGCTGCATCATGAAGCGCGGGCGCGCACGCTCGGGATGGTCGGCCACCGCCTTGCGGAATTTTTCGCCGAGCACCACGACTTCAGCCGGTGGCGCGGACAACGGTGTAGACAAGATGTTCGCACCAATACCCACGGCCCAGTCGAAACTGCCGGGGTCACGCGTGGCAACCCAAATAGGCGGATGCGGCTGCTGCAATGGCTTGGGCACGGACGTCGCAAGCGGAAATTTCCAGTAGTGGCCATCATGCGCATAATCGCCGGCCCAGAGCTTCTGCACGGCCGGCACGAGCTCCTTCATATACCCTACGCCCTCCTGCTGAGGAATGCCGCCGGCCATGCGATCGAACTCGTACTGGTACGCACCGCGCGCAATCCCGAATTCGAGGCGTCCACCGGTCAGGTGATCGCACATGGCGGCTTCGCCTGCGAGCCGGATAGGGGACCAGTACGGCGCAACCAGCGTCGCCGTTCCGAGTCTGATGCGCTGCGTGTGCTGAGACAGCCAAGTCAGGATAGCGAACGGATTAGGCGAAACGGTGCATTCAATGGTGTGATGCTCGGCGGTCCAGAGCGTCTCGAACCCGCCTTCATCGGCTATGCGCGCCAGCGCAAGCATATTGGACATGGCGGTCGACATTGAATCCGTCGGCGAAAACCGCTCCATGCTGATTGAGATGGCAAATTTCATAATGGGTCTCTTGGCTTGGTTTTTTTGGCGAGGCGCGTGGCTTAGCGCAAACGAATAACGAACGGGTCTTGCATGGCGCCCGAGTAGTCGATCACGACGTTCTTCAGGCGCGAGAATTCACGCATCACTTCGAAGCCGCCACGACGCCCGTAACCGCTTCGCTTGGTGCCGCCGTTCGCGGACATATAAGCCGCCGAGCGATACGTGTTGACCCAGACCGTGCCCGCTTCAATGTCGCGTGCAAAGCGCAGCGCGCGGTCGATGTTCTGGGTCCAGATGCCCGCGGCCAAGCCGTATTCGGTATCGTTCGCGAGCGCGATGAGTTCCTCTTCCGTGTCGAACGGAACCACGCCCACAACCGGTCCGAAAATCTCCTCCTGCATGAAGCGCATCTCATTGCGAGCCTGCGTCATCACGGTCGGCTCGAAGTACCAGCCACGCGATAGCGCCGAGTCCTTCGGCTGGCCCCCGCCTATCGCGATCTTCGCGCCCTCGTTCACACCGGACGCAACGTAACCCACTACCTTATCGAGTTGACTGGCGAGGGCGAGCGGCCCGATATCCGTGTCGTCGGCCATTGGATGCCCTACCTTGACACGACGCGTACGCTCGACCAACGCCTCAACAAAGCGCTCATAGACTGGTGCTTCGACGAAACAGCGGGAACCCGCCACACAGGTTTGCCCGGCCGCCGCGAAGATGCCCGACACCACGCCGTTGACCGCGCGCTCCACATCGACATCCGAGAACACAACGTGCGGCGACTTGCCTCCCAGTTCCATCTGGCAGGGGACAAGATTTTCTGCCGCGTTGCCGGCGATCTTGCGACCGGTCACCGTGCTGCCGGTGAAGACGAATTTGGCGATGCCAGGATGGCGCGTGAGCGCATCGCCGGTGGTCATACCGTCGCCGGTGACCACGTTGAACACGCCCGGCGGAAACCCCGCCTCGATCGCCAGTTCAGCGAGCGCGAGCGTCGAAGCCGTCGCGTGTTCCGAAGGCTTTACGACTACTGTATTGCCTATCGCGAGACACGGCGCGAGCGTACCCGTCAGCATCATCAGCGGCGAATTCCACGGGATGATCATCCCCACCACGCCTATCGGTTCACGCAAATTGAAATTCAGCGTGTCGAGCTTGTTGACGGGAATCGTGTCGCCCTGAAGCTTGTCGGCCATCCCGGCGAAGTACAGATACGAGTCAGGGATAGCCCGCATCTGGGCACGCATTTCCTTGATGAGCTTGCCGTTGTCGCGGCATTCGATCAGCGCCAGTTCGTCCGCATTTGCGAGGACGAGATCTGCGAGACGGCGCACCAGTTTGCCGCGATCGGTTTGCGTGATCCGACGCCACGCCGGATTCTTCAGCGCCGCTTGCGCCGAACGCACGGCGGCGTCCACGTCCTCGGCATTCGCCTGCGCAAACTCATACCAGGGCTCGCCCGTCGTGGGGTCATAACTCGATACATACTGGCCGCTGCGTGGAGGTGTGAACTCTCCATGGATGAATAGATTCTGTCTCGACCCTTGCAAACTTTCGACTGTCGTTTTCATCATGTCCTTTCCAAATTCAAGGTTGCGGATGCTGCATCTGCGTGTGCATGTGTGGCTGTGCTGCGCTCACCATCGCGACACGGCCGCCGTCGTGTGAATCCATGTAAATGCCGAACCGTCCTCCTGCGCTCTCGGTCACATAGCGCCGCAGCATTCCGCGAATTTCCATCGTCGGAATGTCGTCGTACGGAAGCTGGTCGAGCGGGAAGAAACGGAAGTTCCCGGGGATCTCGCAGGCCGCACGCGGCAACGCGAGCCGGGCGCGGTAGATCAGGTAACCGGAGTCGCTGCCGGCTGCGTCGAAGACGGAATAGAGGAATGTGTCGTCGGGCAGCAATTCCAGATCGCCTCCTCCTGCAATAGGAAGCCGGCCATTGACGAGCCGATGTGGCGCGTTGGGTAACGTCCAGCCGTTCTTGCCATCGCTTGCCAGCAGCAGCGACCCTTCTGCCTCGATGAGATAGCCGACAATCATGTTGTGCGATGAGAGCCAGCCAGGCGGCAACGGATTCTTGACCTGCGCGTAGCGGCCGCGGCAAAAGCCTAGCGGCGCAGAGGGACTGGTTCCAAAGGCCTGGACCCGGCCGATGAGAATCGTGTGGTCCCCTGCATCCACCCGGTCATGGACCGTGCAGTCGAACCACGTCAGGCATTCCGTCAGCACCGGGGCGCCGGTGTGGACGCCGTCGTGGCTGACGGCCGCGAATTTATCGGCGGATTTGGAGGCGAACAGATTGGAGACGTCGGTCTGCGCTTCGTGCAGCAGATTGACAGCGAAGTGATCGGTGTCCTGAAAGACAGGAAAACTCGAGGCGCCCTTTCCTACGCATACGAGGAGAAGCGGCGGATCGAGCGACACCGACGTGAACGAGTTTGCCGTCATCCCGCGCGGGCGGCCTTCGGCGTCGCGGGTCGTGATGACCGTCACCCCCGTCACGAAGGTGCCGAACGCGCGGCGCAAGGCTACCGGATCAACGGCGACGGGTTTATCTGAAACTTCGGCTTGCATGTACTTCACCTCGAACGTCGTTACGTTGAGGTCTAAGTTAAGTCATGCAAAAAACGATTTCTTCCGCTGGACCGAAGGACATTCGAGGCTAATTAACCTCTCATTCGAGGTATCGACTTTGAGTGCTTCGCGGACGGTATGCTGCTCTCGACCAAGCTGTGCAGTTGCAACGCAAGTTCGATCGCGAAACGCTGCTCCGGCGTTTCGACCTGGATGCCAAACAGGTCCGAGATGCGCGACAGGCGATACCGCAAGGTCGTCACGTGAAGGTCCATCGCATCGGCGCAATGCTGACTGCGACAACCCGAGCGGACATAGGCAGCCAGGGTTTCGAGGTAAGCCGACTTGTGCTTCTTGTCGTGTTCCACTACCCGGCCTATGGCGCCGTCGATAAAGCTGCGCACATCGGCGGAGTCGGCTGCGCCGATCAGCATGGGCAACGGTCCGAAGTCGGGAACCGTCATCGCGCCCCGTCTGCCGAATGTGCGGGCAACCCGGATCATGCGCCAGCAGCGTTCCCATTCTTTCGCGATCGATTCGAGCCCTTCGCACGTATCGCCAACCACCACTATGGGTTCACTGCCAAACGAACGGAACAAGGTCTCGGAGACGCGCTGCGCCAATCGTGCGACCCGGTCCATCTCCATGCCCTCTTCCTGCGGCACGAGACACACCAGCGCCCCACCGACCGTCACGATGTGGACCGCAATATGTTGCTGCGCAGCAAGCAGTTCGACCGCGCGATGACCATCGACAGAAAGATCCGCAGACGCGTTCGTTCGATCCGGAAAATCGGTCACGAGCATGCGCATGGGGGACGCGAGTGATAGCCCGAGGCGGCGGGCGCGGCGCAGCATATCCTGCTCGTCGCGCCAGCGCCGCTCGACGATTTCGAAGAACAATTCGGTGAGCGTTCGCGTCTCGAAGCGAAAGCGTATGACGCTGCGCATCAACTGCACGCTCAGCGCAAACTTCGCACTTTCGATGAGGAGTTTCTGAAGATCGTTCGCGTCGGACTTGTCGAAGGTCAGCAGCGCGCCGACCGCTTCGTCGTCGACCATCAGCGATTCTATGCGGGCGTCGAGCGAGAGCCTGTCGCCGAGGTGCAGCGTGATTGTCTCGGCGCGCCGGGTGGTGACAGCGTCGCGGACTTCGCCGAGAATCTGACGCCCGGTCGCGCCCTCGAGCATGAGCCGCCATGCGGCATCGTCATGAACGCCCGGCACCGGCGATGCGGATGCAAGCAGGCTGCTCGCGAAGAAATCCAGAACGAGCACAGGCGCCTTAAGAAGATCGCCGAGCATAGCGGTGAGGGTTTCTGTGGAACCACCGGCCAGCACTTCCTGCAACAGCGAACCCTGAGCGCCGAGCACGTGGCGCAATTGCTCGGCTGCAGCAATCTGCGCGCGATGGCGATGCGCGCGTTCAATCGCAATTGCCCCCAGATGCACAATGATCCCCATGAATGCGAGGTCATCCGCGGACACGTCCACCACTTTGCGCGACGTGACGGACATGACCATGGGCCGCCCTTCTACATCAACGCTCGCCATGGGATAGATGAGTACGGTGCAATAGCCGCGCTCATGTGCTTCAAGCCGATATCCGGGGAATTCCACGGACTCACGCGCGTCGCGGATGTACACAGGCTCGAAGCGCTGCAGGGCAACAAGCGCAGGACTGGTCGCCAGTTCCCAGCGATCTCCTAGCGGGCGGCGCAGCATGGCGTTGGTCTCGTAACGCGCGGTGACCATCGCGAAACCGTGCGCCAGGTCCACGGTCATGATCGAGCCCAGGTCCCACGAGCCATGCCTGCATGCTGCCTGGATAAGATCCCGCAGCAATGTATCAAGGTCGCCGTCTGAGTTGATTTGGCTCGCGACATCACGTAGCGACACGATTCGCGACAGTTGATCTGGCATATCAGAGCATCCAAAAGTCTTATTTCAATATACGACATAACGTAGCAAAAAATAAAAGATTCATCCGCCGAAGGCGCGGAGGACTCACCCCATTCACATCGTTAGCATTCGGTATAGGACGACGAACCGCTAACCACGCTAACCAATGGAGTGCGCAAATGGAAACTGGGATTCGCAAGATCGCGACGTTTATTGAAGAGACCGTTATTGAAGGTGGCCGGGCAGCAGAGCGGCCCATTACGACGGTGGTCGTTGCAGCAATTGTTCGGAACCCGTGGGCAGGTCGGGGCTTCGTGGAAGACCTCCGGCCGGAGATCCTGCGAATTGCCCCTGTGCTGGGCGCCGAGTTGACACGCCGGCTTGTGGCCATCATGCCCGCCGATCGCGTCGAGGCGTATGGCAAGGCAGCTACCGTAGGTGTCAACGGTGAAATCGAGCACGGCTCGGCACTGATTCATACGCTTCGCTTTGGCAACATGTTCCGCGAGGCGGTCAACGGCACCGCATTTCTCAGCTTCACGAACACACGCTCCGGTCCCGGCGCACTCATCTCTGTCCCAATGATCCATAAGTCCGAAACGGGCAAGCGGTCGCACTTCATCACGGCGACGTTCCAGGTAGCGGATGCTCCCGGCCCGGATGAAATCCTGATCGCGATCGCTGCGGCAGATGGCGGCCGCGCTCATCCGCGCATTGCCGATCGCTTTCAGGACATGGCGGAGATGGAGGCTGAAAAAGCGGGCGCTTGACCAGCAGGATGTGCTGCCGGCCATGACTTGGACCGGCTTGATCCGACCCGACGCTTGACTGAGCCGGACCAAGTCCGCTTGCTGCGGCAAAGGTGCCTGGCGTTGCTGCGGCGTCAGGCTTCGCCGGACCACAGGAGCGAACGGCCTGGGCACTTGCCGCTACTCAGGCGGCAAGTGCCGTCTTCGTCAGCTCGTAGCTATGCTCCACATTGTCGCGTAAAGAGATCGCTTACTGCTCTCGCACGCGACGGCTTTGCATGGGCTCTTCACGCTGAATTCGAACTTCACCTGCATGCCGTTGGAGTTTTCATGTCTGACCCGATCGCTCTGATCAGCAACATACGTTCCGATTACGAAGCAAGCTATCTGTCAGCGCTTGCTTCTGCCATGCCTGCTGAAAAAATCTTCCTGTTTCGCCAGATGAGCGCAGACCAGCGCGCGCGGGTTCAGATCGCGATAGTCGCGAACCCCGATCCGGCCGACGTAACCGCGTTGCCCAATCTGGTCTGGGTGCAAAGCTTATGGGCAGGCGTGGAGCAGCTCGTTACCCGACTGCCGGCCGACGGACCACCGATCGTGCGCATGATCGACCCCGAAATGTCCAGGACAATGGCGGAAGCGGTGCTTGCGTGGACGTACTATTTGCAGCGCGACATGCCGGCCTACAAGCGCCAACAGAGGCAGGGGCTCTGGCACCAGCATGCGTATCGCAAGCCTTCGAGCCTGACCGCCGGAATACTCGGGCTCGGTTCGCTCGGGACGGCGGCAGCCGCTCGCCTCAGAGAAGCAGGCTTCAAAGTCGCCGGCTGGAGCCGGTCGGCAAAACAGATCCCCGGCGTACAGACGTTTTCAAACGACGACGGGCTTATCACCATGCTGCGCATGAGCGATATTGTCGTTTGTCTCGTGCCGCTGACGGCCCAGACGCGAGGCTTGCTGCATGCCGGCCTGCTTGCCCTTATGAAACCGGGAGCGAGTCTCATCAATTTCGCTCGAGGACCCGTTGTTGTGACGGACGATCTGCTCGATGCGCTCGACAGCGGGCATCTGTCACATGCGGTCCTCGATGTCTTCGATGAAGAACCGCTACCATCCCATTCTCGCCTATGGCAACATCCGCAGGTAAGCGTGCTTCCTCATATCTCCGCACCCACCGATTTCGAAACCGCGGCAGCGGTTATCGCGGCGAACATTAACGCTTACCGGGAAGACGGAGCTGTGCCTGGCAGCGTGGACCTCATGCTCGGTTACTAACGTTGTTCGTGAAGGAGTAGTAATGCGTGCATCACCCGTTGCGCCGGCCGTGGCACTCATCGGCCACGATCTCGATCCCAATGGCGGCCACGAACGCGAACGCCTGATCGTGTCATCGAAACACGCCTTGACGCCCGGCGCGAATAACGCGATCGAGCGCGATAGCCCGGTGGCCGTCTAACGGTGATCAAGCTCGACCGCTACGACATCGCCATCCTGCGCGTTCTCGCGCGCGATGGCCGCATCACGAAATCAAAGCTTGCCGAAGAGGTGAACCTGTCGATTTCACCCACATGGGAACGCGTGCGCAAGCTCGAGGAGAGCGGCGTCATCAAGGGTTATCGTGCGGAACTCGACTGGGTCGGAAGCGTCAACGCGAGCCGGATCGTGGTGGAAGTCACGCTGGCGCGGCATACAGAGCGAGACATGCGGCGCTTTGAGGAGGCCATGCAGGCCGCGCCGGAAGTGACGCAGTGCTATGCAACGGGCGGCGGTGTGGATTATGTACTGCATGTGGTGTCACGCGATATCTATCACTACCAGCGCTTCATCGACTCCTTGCTGATAGGTGAAATCGGCATCGAACGCTACTTTACTTATATTGTTACCAAGGTCGTGAAGAGCATGCCTGACAGCGTGCCCGAGTGGGATTGAAGAACACTTCGGGGTGGTGTCGGGAAGAAGAATGACCATCGGGCGCAATCGGGCGCATCCCTATCCTCACCACACCGATGATGTCCCCCACCCTCCCAAGAAGCCAACGAATGCGCGCTCTGGAAACGCAATAGAGCGTCCCGCAGATCGCACGTCACTCCGCGGATCCCCAACTCATCCGAGCCAACCAAGCCATCGCTTCGCTGCATTGGAGCCGTAGCTATCACCTGCTGCGCCCTCACCGCATTGCCCCACTGCCCGCAACGAAGCCGTCGGGCCAGCACCGTCCATTGAACGGTAGGCCATCTTGTCACCACCGTCCTTCCTTTCGGCGGAAGACGCATTTTTTGGCGTCAAGTAACTTGTATCGCATCTGCACGACGGCAAAACCGATCATCACTTCGATGAGTCGCCGCAGCGGTAGTACACCAAACCTCAACATCACATAGGGAGACAACGTTCATGAAAGCAATGATGCGAGCGGCAACAGTCGCGGCGTGCGTAGCACTGGCAATGCCTGCTATGGCCGCATCCCCGCAGGCGCTGCCAGGCGCGGGCAAGACGATTCACTATGCGCAGACCGACAGCCTGGGCGCGAATTACGTCGCGGTGCAGATTGTGAAGAAGGCGCTCACGTCGCTGGGCTACGAGGTAAATTTGAGCACGATGGGAACGGTGCTGTTCTTTCAGGCGGTCGCGCAAGGCGACGTCGACATGGAGACCGACGTCAATTTTCCGCAGAGCGAGCCTGATTTCCGCGTGGTCCAGAGCCAGGCGGAAATGGTCGGCGCCGGTGAGATCATTGGCGGTGGTATCAATGGCTATCTGATCGACAAGAAAACCGCGTTGGCGCACAACATCACCAGTCTCGAACAGATGAAGGACCCGAAGATCGCGGGGCTGTTCGGGGACGATAACAAAGCACAACTGATCAGTTGCGATCCCGGCTGGAGTTGCGGTGACGTCGTCAACTATCAGTTGGACAAATTCGGACTCCGTCAAACAGTGCATCCCGTGAGTGGCAAATACGAGGCACTGATGGCGGACGTCGTGACTCGCGTCAAGGAAGGCAAGCCTGCGTTCTTTTACGCGTGGAGTCCGTCATGGACGACCAACGTGCTGGTTCCGGGCAAAGACGTCGTGTGGCTGCCAACGCCCGCCGACGCATTGCCGCCGAACGTGCCGAACCGGGGCTCAGCGCTCGTGAATGGTGTTGAAGGGTGTGCGGGCGGCGCCAATCCGTGCCGCATGGCCATGGCATCCTGGAATTACGGTGCGGTCGCGAACAAGCAATTTATCGCGGCCAATCCGGTCGTCAAGAAACTCGTCGAGCAGATCCGTTTTCCATCGGCGACATGGTCAGCCTGGGAACTTGCAATCAGCAAGGGCAACGGCGCTACGACGGTCGTTTCGACACTGGCGGATCAGTGGTTAGCCGCGAACAAAACGCAGTTCGACGGCTGGCTTGATACGGCCCGTAGTGCGCACTGAAGCGCGCTGAAGGAGTGGCGGCCATCGTGCAGGACGGTGGTCGCGATGCGGCCGAGCCGTTCCCGCATCTTTCTGTCGAACGGCTTTTGCGACCTTCAATTGCAGACGTCCATGCTTCGCGGTCGAACGACGCGAAGCTCGTGTGAACCGTTCAGGCGGTATCGATTCGCGCGAGGTTTGCGCTTGCAGTCCACTTGGCTGCCGTTGCGATTCTTTGAGTAATTTTACTTAACCGCTCATTCAAGCCGTTTCCCCACAAAGCGCTCGCTGGTCCGCTGATTCAATTCCAGTACCCGCACCACGTAACAACCCGCTGCTTCCCTGCAATGAACAACGGGCGCGCGACCGCTTGAGATACATGCTCGGTGTCATGCCGCAGAAGCGTTTGAAATGCCGTGCAAAATGGCTCTGGTCGAAGAACCCGACTTCAGCCGCAACCACCGATCCCGGCACGCCCGCCAGCAACAACGCTTGCGCACGCTCAATCCGCAGCCCGCATAAATACCGGTACGGTGAAGAACCAAATTGCTGCCGGAACGCAGTCGCGAATCGCGACACGCTAAGCGCCGACAACTCGGCAAGTTGCGCAAGCGTCACGGGTTCATCGAAGTGCGCCTCAATGAACGCCCGCGCTTCGGTCAGCGGCATGGCTTGTTTCATGAGACCGCCGTCACGGGTTGAGCTTGCGATGAAGAGGCGAACGCCGCGAACCGGCTGACCGAAAACGGATCAAGCGGAATTGGTGTACTACCAGTATCGATCAGCTCGGCAAGCGTCTCGCCCACGCCGGGGCCAATCTGGAACCCCGAGCCGCTGAAGCCGAACGCATAAAACAGACCGTCGGTTGTCGAGCTGCGACCGATCACCGGCTCCCCGTCGGGCAGGTAGCCCTCCACACCGCTCCAGACGCGGATCACGTGCAGCGGAGCCATCGCGGGGACCAGGCGGCGCAGTTGCGCGATCTGACGCACGGTGTTGATCGGCAGCACGGAGGCGCGTCGCGTGAGGGCATCGGCGGGACCGGGCGGGCCGCCACCTATGATGATGTTGCCGCGTGGAATCTGGCGGAAGTAGATGCCCTCCTGCTTGATCGATGTGAACACACCTATCGACGACTTGAAGACATACGGTACGGGTTCAGTGACGGACATTTGCGGTCCGCTTGCGCGCAGCGGCACCGGCTCGCCAAACTGCTCAGTGAGCCGGCTGGCCCACGCGCCCGCGCAAATGACGAGCTGCGCGGCCCGATACACTACGCCTGCCGCAGTCTCGACGCGAAAACCATCGCCGTCCTTCTCCACATGCGCGATCTCCGTGTTCTCCACCACCTGCGCGCCAAGACGCGCCGCCGCGCGGCCGAAGGCCGGCGCGGCGAGGCGCGGGTTCGCATGGCCGTCGAGCGGCGAGATGGAAGCGGCCAGCACTTCGCGGCCGAGAAAAGGGAAACGATCGAACATAGCCCGGCCGTGCAGCACTTCCAGATCGAGGCCATAGGCGCGGGCATCGGCGGCATAGCGGTCGAAGGTATCCGCATCGTGCGCGTGATAACAGACCCGCGTGTGGCTCGACGGCAGGAATTCGATGTCCTCGCCCAGCAGTTCCTTCGAACGCTGCCACGTGTTGAGCGCGCGGTTCGCCATCGCGAGTTGCGGCAGCGCACGGCCTTGCCTGCGGATACCGCCGAAGTTGACCCCGCTCGCTTGCTGGCCGGTCAGGCCGCGCTCGAGCAGGATCACGGAACAAGCGGGGTTGCGGCGGCGCAGGAAGAACGCAGTGGTCGTGCCCATGATGCCGCCGCCGATCACGATCACATCGGCTCGGCGATCGCCTCGATGATCGGCTTGTTGTGACATGGTCATTCGATTGCCCCCTCTTCCTCGACCAACGCCACCGGCAACGGCTTCACGGGTGCCTGCCCACGCAGCCGTCCAACGGAAGCCAGCGGCACGGATGCCGCCGCCGCGATCACTTCCGCCCCGGCGTGAGCGCAAAAGCGTCCCTGGCACCGGCCCATGCCCACGCGTGAAAACGCCTTGGCGCGATTCGCTTCCTTCGCACCGGTTTCGCGTACCACACGGCGTAGTTCGCCTGCGGTAATGGCTTCGCAACGGCACACAATAGTCTCGTCCGGCAGCATGCCCGCGAATCGGGCCGGCCATGGAAACGCCTCACGCAGGCCGGCCGCGAAGCGGCTGAAGACCCGCAGTTGTTCGCGCAAGGCAGCTTGGCCTTCGACCTTCAAACCGCTGTCTTGCATTGCGGCTAGTGCGGCCAGGCGGCCTGATCTTTCGGCGGCATCGGCACCACGGATACGCGCACCGTCGCCCGCCAGATAGGTCCC includes these proteins:
- a CDS encoding LLM class flavin-dependent oxidoreductase; translation: MKFAISISMERFSPTDSMSTAMSNMLALARIADEGGFETLWTAEHHTIECTVSPNPFAILTWLSQHTQRIRLGTATLVAPYWSPIRLAGEAAMCDHLTGGRLEFGIARGAYQYEFDRMAGGIPQQEGVGYMKELVPAVQKLWAGDYAHDGHYWKFPLATSVPKPLQQPHPPIWVATRDPGSFDWAVGIGANILSTPLSAPPAEVVVLGEKFRKAVADHPERARPRFMMQRRTCVYDRPDDWQTAVRHSVDYGRTFENLMQNIGTVTDGFPEPVPYETVANRANYDPVNIRDNLMFGTPDEVIRKLQIYEDQGVDQYCLGLSFNLPFELQVKTLRLFIDEVMPHFAARDAELKRDSQGEPSAAAAGY
- a CDS encoding aldehyde dehydrogenase, coding for MKTTVESLQGSRQNLFIHGEFTPPRSGQYVSSYDPTTGEPWYEFAQANAEDVDAAVRSAQAALKNPAWRRITQTDRGKLVRRLADLVLANADELALIECRDNGKLIKEMRAQMRAIPDSYLYFAGMADKLQGDTIPVNKLDTLNFNLREPIGVVGMIIPWNSPLMMLTGTLAPCLAIGNTVVVKPSEHATASTLALAELAIEAGFPPGVFNVVTGDGMTTGDALTRHPGIAKFVFTGSTVTGRKIAGNAAENLVPCQMELGGKSPHVVFSDVDVERAVNGVVSGIFAAAGQTCVAGSRCFVEAPVYERFVEALVERTRRVKVGHPMADDTDIGPLALASQLDKVVGYVASGVNEGAKIAIGGGQPKDSALSRGWYFEPTVMTQARNEMRFMQEEIFGPVVGVVPFDTEEELIALANDTEYGLAAGIWTQNIDRALRFARDIEAGTVWVNTYRSAAYMSANGGTKRSGYGRRGGFEVMREFSRLKNVVIDYSGAMQDPFVIRLR
- a CDS encoding flavin reductase, translated to MQAEVSDKPVAVDPVALRRAFGTFVTGVTVITTRDAEGRPRGMTANSFTSVSLDPPLLLVCVGKGASSFPVFQDTDHFAVNLLHEAQTDVSNLFASKSADKFAAVSHDGVHTGAPVLTECLTWFDCTVHDRVDAGDHTILIGRVQAFGTSPSAPLGFCRGRYAQVKNPLPPGWLSSHNMIVGYLIEAEGSLLLASDGKNGWTLPNAPHRLVNGRLPIAGGGDLELLPDDTFLYSVFDAAGSDSGYLIYRARLALPRAACEIPGNFRFFPLDQLPYDDIPTMEIRGMLRRYVTESAGGRFGIYMDSHDGGRVAMVSAAQPHMHTQMQHPQP
- a CDS encoding helix-turn-helix domain-containing protein, with translation MPDQLSRIVSLRDVASQINSDGDLDTLLRDLIQAACRHGSWDLGSIMTVDLAHGFAMVTARYETNAMLRRPLGDRWELATSPALVALQRFEPVYIRDARESVEFPGYRLEAHERGYCTVLIYPMASVDVEGRPMVMSVTSRKVVDVSADDLAFMGIIVHLGAIAIERAHRHRAQIAAAEQLRHVLGAQGSLLQEVLAGGSTETLTAMLGDLLKAPVLVLDFFASSLLASASPVPGVHDDAAWRLMLEGATGRQILGEVRDAVTTRRAETITLHLGDRLSLDARIESLMVDDEAVGALLTFDKSDANDLQKLLIESAKFALSVQLMRSVIRFRFETRTLTELFFEIVERRWRDEQDMLRRARRLGLSLASPMRMLVTDFPDRTNASADLSVDGHRAVELLAAQQHIAVHIVTVGGALVCLVPQEEGMEMDRVARLAQRVSETLFRSFGSEPIVVVGDTCEGLESIAKEWERCWRMIRVARTFGRRGAMTVPDFGPLPMLIGAADSADVRSFIDGAIGRVVEHDKKHKSAYLETLAAYVRSGCRSQHCADAMDLHVTTLRYRLSRISDLFGIQVETPEQRFAIELALQLHSLVESSIPSAKHSKSIPRMRG
- a CDS encoding amino acid synthesis family protein, coding for METGIRKIATFIEETVIEGGRAAERPITTVVVAAIVRNPWAGRGFVEDLRPEILRIAPVLGAELTRRLVAIMPADRVEAYGKAATVGVNGEIEHGSALIHTLRFGNMFREAVNGTAFLSFTNTRSGPGALISVPMIHKSETGKRSHFITATFQVADAPGPDEILIAIAAADGGRAHPRIADRFQDMAEMEAEKAGA
- a CDS encoding glyoxylate/hydroxypyruvate reductase A, which encodes MSDPIALISNIRSDYEASYLSALASAMPAEKIFLFRQMSADQRARVQIAIVANPDPADVTALPNLVWVQSLWAGVEQLVTRLPADGPPIVRMIDPEMSRTMAEAVLAWTYYLQRDMPAYKRQQRQGLWHQHAYRKPSSLTAGILGLGSLGTAAAARLREAGFKVAGWSRSAKQIPGVQTFSNDDGLITMLRMSDIVVCLVPLTAQTRGLLHAGLLALMKPGASLINFARGPVVVTDDLLDALDSGHLSHAVLDVFDEEPLPSHSRLWQHPQVSVLPHISAPTDFETAAAVIAANINAYREDGAVPGSVDLMLGY
- a CDS encoding Lrp/AsnC family transcriptional regulator produces the protein MIKLDRYDIAILRVLARDGRITKSKLAEEVNLSISPTWERVRKLEESGVIKGYRAELDWVGSVNASRIVVEVTLARHTERDMRRFEEAMQAAPEVTQCYATGGGVDYVLHVVSRDIYHYQRFIDSLLIGEIGIERYFTYIVTKVVKSMPDSVPEWD
- the proX gene encoding glycine betaine/L-proline ABC transporter substrate-binding protein ProX translates to MKAMMRAATVAACVALAMPAMAASPQALPGAGKTIHYAQTDSLGANYVAVQIVKKALTSLGYEVNLSTMGTVLFFQAVAQGDVDMETDVNFPQSEPDFRVVQSQAEMVGAGEIIGGGINGYLIDKKTALAHNITSLEQMKDPKIAGLFGDDNKAQLISCDPGWSCGDVVNYQLDKFGLRQTVHPVSGKYEALMADVVTRVKEGKPAFFYAWSPSWTTNVLVPGKDVVWLPTPADALPPNVPNRGSALVNGVEGCAGGANPCRMAMASWNYGAVANKQFIAANPVVKKLVEQIRFPSATWSAWELAISKGNGATTVVSTLADQWLAANKTQFDGWLDTARSAH
- a CDS encoding helix-turn-helix domain-containing protein — its product is MKQAMPLTEARAFIEAHFDEPVTLAQLAELSALSVSRFATAFRQQFGSSPYRYLCGLRIERAQALLLAGVPGSVVAAEVGFFDQSHFARHFKRFCGMTPSMYLKRSRARCSLQGSSGLLRGAGTGIESADQRALCGETA